The Malassezia japonica chromosome 5, complete sequence genome contains a region encoding:
- a CDS encoding uncharacterized protein (EggNog:ENOG503Q540; COG:T): MMREAKGADRPRERARRPEKAKEAEQEAPSAPAAAEEAPDAEDSILNRTALSLAGHALPPRKAAAKTLAQFTQLRRLDLSDMQASDDAPNGLEDLRILTQAVSLSKKHAKKHGSTALADRLTWLNVSNNPELGQRDYALDGIDELAALHVFNASHCSLRSLPAGLSALSQLKALVVSHNAIAGLPQVMPHMPELNTLVLSNNALTTLPKTLPASLPALKKLSISHNQLTDGGALPDFSVCAHLREVRLCGNKALQRLPAHIQKWGKGVDGGAPGLALLDVSDCGLDDFASIAPLLKASDASRRGLSNLCLKGNGVAAEEEYQDKILDAYPGLRILDNVRLHPKKSQAEEQEAPKDEPVEPRKGERKSKAPEDAQAERSEPTERKKPKKDRFFQTEPVQAPEKPEQAEPKRKRKDRAEEPARETEKKARKHAEPAPEATPEPEPADAAEVGKKVRKRSGRGPKKHRGEDAEHARLLARAGPAPDEPMDKPMDEPMDEPEVDAPAASEPPSTRSKKTRRKKKEAHTVELTMDVPAPEAAPAPPPPRAPSPAPEPVAAKPDTGVVDVVEVRSKPRTAPLSMLARRDDDDLGSW, translated from the exons AtgatgcgcgaggcgaaAGGAGCCGACCGGCCGCGCgaacgcgcgcggcgccctgAGAAAGCCAAAGAGGCCGAACAAGAGGCACCctcggcgcctgctgcCGCAGAAGAGGCGCCGGATGCCGAAGACAGCATCCTGAACCGCACCGCCTTGTCGCTCGCCGGCCATGCAttgccgccgcgcaaggCCGCGGCCAAGACCCTCGCGCAGTTTacgcagctgcgcaggcTCGACCTCTCCGATATGCAGGCTTCGGACGATGCGCCAAACGGACTCGAGGACCTGCGCATCCTCACGCAGGCCGTGTCGCTCAGCAAGAAACACGCCAAGAAGCACGGCTCGacggcgcttgccgacCGCCTTACGTGGCTGAACGTATCAAATAACCCGGAGCTGGGACAGAGAGActatgcgctcgacggaATCGACGAGCTTGCAGCGCTGCACG TGTTCAACGCATCGCACTGCAGCCTGCGTAGCCTTCCGGCGGGTCTCTCGGCCTTGTCGCAGCTCAAGGCGCTGGTCGTCTCGCACAATGCCATCGCGGGCCTCCCGCAGGTGATGCCGCATATGCCGGAGCTCAACACGCTCGTCCTCTCGAACAATGCGCTGACGACGCTGCCCAAGACGCTGCCTGCGTCGCTCCCGGCGCTCAAGAAGCTCAGCATCAGCCATAACCAGCTTAcagacggcggcgcactgccgGACTTTAGCGTATgtgcgcacctgcgcgaggtgcgtctGTGCGGAAACAAGGCACTGCAGCGCCTTCCGGCGCATATCCAGAAGTGGGGCAAAggcgtcgacggcggcgcgccgggtCTCGCTCTCCTCGACGTGAGCGACTGTGGCCTCGATGACTTTGCGAGcattgcgccgctgctcaaggCATCGGATGCATCGCGCCGTGGTTTGAGTAACCTGTGCTTGAAAGGAaacggcgtcgcggccgaggaggaATACCAAGACAAG ATCCTCGACGCATACCCCGGCCTGCGTATTCTTGATAATGTGCGTCTGCACCCCAAAAAGAGCCAGGCAGAAGAGCAGGAGGcgcccaaggacgagcCTGTCGAGCCCAGGAAAGGCGAGCGGAAAAGCAAGGCCCCCGAGGATGCCCAGGCCGAGCGCTCCGAGCCGACCGAGCGCAAGAAGCCCAAGAAGGACCGCTTCTTTCAGACCGAGCCAGTCCAAGCTCCGGAAAAGCCAgagcaggccgagccgaagcgcaagcgcaaggaccgtgccgaggagccTGCGCGTGAGACGGAAAAAAAGGCACGcaagcacgccgagcctgcgcccgaggccaCGCCCGAGCCTGAGCCTGCCGATGCCGCGGAAGTCGGAAAAaaggtgcgcaagcgcagcgGGCGTGGCCCCAAGAAgcaccgcggcgaggaTGCGGAGCATGCGCGTCtccttgcgcgcgccggccctgcgccggacgagccGATGGACAAACCGATGGACGAGCCAATGGACGAGCCCGAAGTGGATGCCCCCGCTGCCTCTGAGCCGCCTAGCACACGCTCGAAAAAGACACGCCGCAAGAAGAAGGAGGCGCACACTGTCGAGCTTACGATGGACGTTCCTGCGCCCGAGGCTGCTCCTGCGCCCCCGCCCCcccgtgcgccgtcgccggcacCCGAGCCCGTGGCGGCCAAGCCGGACACGGGCgtggtcgacgt